A stretch of Candidatus Abawacabacteria bacterium DNA encodes these proteins:
- a CDS encoding hemerythrin domain-containing protein yields MSIFTLLKADHRKIERLFERLRSMDLSLYTARHNLFQKFKEELTLHSHAEEKFFYPVLKNMVRSHTLALEAYEQHHAVQMLLHELTQSHDPEEVWEAKLEVLAEQVLHHIHEEEHGLFPLAEKALNNDQLQNIAEQIQTWRKQVEKSHSLGIFHRFIHALSA; encoded by the coding sequence ATGTCAATTTTTACTCTCTTAAAAGCTGATCATAGAAAAATTGAGCGCTTGTTTGAACGATTGAGAAGTATGGATTTAAGTTTATATACTGCCAGACACAATCTTTTTCAAAAGTTCAAAGAAGAACTCACATTACATAGTCATGCTGAAGAAAAGTTCTTTTATCCAGTATTAAAAAATATGGTTCGTAGCCATACTCTGGCATTAGAAGCGTATGAACAACATCATGCGGTACAAATGCTTCTCCATGAACTCACTCAATCTCATGATCCCGAAGAAGTATGGGAAGCTAAGCTTGAAGTTTTGGCTGAACAAGTACTGCACCATATTCATGAAGAAGAACATGGCCTTTTTCCATTAGCAGAAAAAGCACTTAATAATGACCAGTTACAAAATATTGCTGAGCAGATACAAACATGGCGAAAGCAGGTAGAGAAATCCCACTCATTGGGTATTTTCCATCGCTTTATTCATGCTTTATCAGCATAG
- a CDS encoding low temperature-induced protein has product MHTIIIALFSDRIDADTAIDELKANDIPVKDMSLIMREGSYVDTNARSTADNIASGAAGGAATGGVLGGIAGLLVGLGALTIPGIGALFIAGPIATALGLTGAAAVTASGAITGALAGGLVGSLVGLGVPEEDARQYEERIKAGEILLAIPATDRDMDKVKTILTDNQAQSIRTMHLSDKQLAHT; this is encoded by the coding sequence ATGCATACCATCATTATCGCCCTCTTCTCTGATCGAATCGATGCAGATACAGCTATTGATGAATTAAAGGCCAATGATATTCCGGTAAAAGATATGTCATTGATCATGCGCGAAGGTAGTTATGTTGATACCAATGCTCGGAGCACAGCTGATAACATTGCTAGTGGCGCTGCCGGTGGAGCAGCTACTGGTGGTGTACTTGGTGGAATTGCTGGCCTCTTAGTAGGACTTGGCGCTTTAACCATTCCTGGCATTGGAGCTCTCTTTATTGCTGGACCAATTGCAACCGCTTTGGGCTTAACAGGCGCAGCAGCAGTTACGGCTTCAGGAGCGATCACAGGAGCATTGGCTGGAGGCTTGGTAGGTTCATTGGTCGGCCTAGGAGTCCCTGAAGAAGATGCTCGCCAATATGAAGAGCGCATCAAGGCTGGTGAAATTCTTCTAGCAATTCCCGCAACAGACCGAGACATGGATAAAGTAAAAACTATACTAACAGATAATCAGGCCCAAAGTATTCGCACTATGCACTTATCTGATAAGCAATTAGCCCATACTTAA
- a CDS encoding phage holin family protein yields MAFIINWLLSALAIIITAYLLPGVRVTNFGTALIAALVIGVLNAVIRPLLILLTLPVNILTLGLFTLVINAVLILLAARIVPGFQVDGLIWAIIFAIVLWIINSIFSTAA; encoded by the coding sequence ATGGCTTTTATTATCAACTGGCTACTCTCTGCCTTAGCTATCATTATCACCGCCTATCTTTTGCCAGGTGTGCGGGTGACCAATTTTGGGACTGCTTTGATAGCCGCATTAGTAATCGGTGTACTCAATGCCGTAATCAGACCTTTACTCATACTACTTACATTGCCAGTAAATATTTTGACCTTAGGACTCTTTACTCTAGTAATTAATGCCGTACTTATACTCCTTGCCGCACGAATAGTTCCTGGTTTTCAGGTAGATGGGTTAATCTGGGCAATTATTTTTGCCATAGTATTATGGATTATCAATTCCATTTTTAGTACAGCAGCTTAG
- a CDS encoding lmo0937 family membrane protein: MSILDLLLVILLISWLGGFFFQVGGDLVHLLLVVAVILFILRLLGVRTS, translated from the coding sequence ATGAGTATTCTTGATCTTTTGCTTGTTATCCTACTCATTTCCTGGTTAGGCGGTTTCTTTTTCCAAGTTGGCGGAGATTTAGTGCATTTGCTACTTGTAGTAGCAGTAATTCTCTTTATTTTGCGCCTACTTGGAGTCCGCACTAGTTAA
- a CDS encoding YtxH domain-containing protein, with protein MNHNTSVRHVNGVAFGALGLAVATALGAAIGLAFAPQSGAKTRKELWQKAQGLATTFQQSKETVQNLLAEVFGSVDDQLEQAYLEIRGHILAAVDDISDKRQLTQKRFDKIVDDAIAEVTKGKDWAEDQVKALAERLKGEWEAIQTQLK; from the coding sequence ATGAATCACAACACATCTGTTCGTCATGTAAATGGTGTTGCATTCGGTGCATTAGGGTTAGCGGTAGCCACCGCTTTGGGAGCGGCTATTGGCTTAGCATTTGCACCTCAATCAGGTGCCAAGACACGTAAAGAGCTTTGGCAAAAAGCTCAAGGTTTAGCAACGACTTTCCAGCAGAGCAAAGAAACTGTACAAAATCTGCTAGCTGAAGTATTTGGCTCAGTGGACGATCAGCTTGAGCAGGCATATCTTGAAATCCGGGGCCATATTTTGGCAGCAGTGGATGATATTTCCGATAAGCGGCAATTGACCCAAAAACGCTTTGACAAGATTGTCGATGATGCCATTGCAGAGGTGACTAAAGGCAAGGATTGGGCTGAGGACCAAGTAAAGGCTTTGGCCGAAAGACTCAAAGGAGAATGGGAAGCTATCCAAACTCAACTAAAATAA
- a CDS encoding GIY-YIG nuclease family protein has protein sequence MRFAIVDIETTGSRLSQDRVLEIGVLVIENNKLQKTFTTLINPRQYIPEMISELTGITSHDVKDAPLFQDVAQELLDTLEGAVFVAHNVAFDYGFIRAEFERMGITFQAKTLCTVRLSRKLFPEYTRHSLSHLIDRFNISTEARHRALADAQALWDFLQILGQRFEPQFLEQAITEIIKTQRVPPQLAPHLIRDLPKGPGVYIFYDHENTPLYIGKSINIQERVKQHFQNSVRSSKAMKIFTSLAKIETVPTAGELGALLLESKLIKEKFPLYNHQLRRVKKLFVLFKVVDSHGYWSVKGDYIEEISTTDLEKVMGVFTSQKQAQDCLLFLSSEHQLCQKLLNLQKTTGCCFGYHIKRCKGSCLQQEPIEEYNARVIRAFEKTRIAQWPYDGAITIEESSNDGYLKETFTIDRWCITSHMNNDRLFPLVDQTQKFNLDQYKIIYSHIKRGKVTLI, from the coding sequence ATGCGTTTTGCAATAGTAGATATAGAAACTACTGGCTCACGATTATCTCAAGATCGAGTACTCGAAATAGGAGTACTGGTGATCGAAAATAATAAACTCCAAAAAACTTTCACAACTTTAATCAATCCGCGGCAATATATTCCTGAGATGATTTCTGAATTGACTGGTATCACCAGTCACGATGTGAAAGATGCTCCTTTGTTTCAGGATGTCGCTCAGGAACTCTTAGACACTCTCGAAGGAGCAGTGTTCGTGGCGCACAATGTTGCCTTTGATTATGGTTTCATTCGTGCTGAATTTGAACGAATGGGAATCACCTTCCAAGCCAAAACTCTCTGTACTGTCCGATTATCTCGCAAACTTTTTCCTGAATATACTCGGCATAGTTTAAGTCATCTCATTGACCGTTTTAATATTAGCACTGAAGCAAGACATAGGGCCCTTGCTGATGCTCAAGCCTTATGGGATTTTTTACAAATTCTGGGCCAACGTTTTGAACCGCAATTCCTCGAGCAGGCTATTACTGAAATTATCAAAACCCAAAGAGTTCCTCCTCAACTGGCACCACATCTCATTCGTGACTTACCCAAAGGACCGGGGGTATACATTTTTTATGATCACGAAAATACGCCACTATATATTGGGAAAAGTATTAATATTCAGGAACGAGTGAAGCAGCACTTTCAAAACAGTGTACGTTCCAGTAAAGCAATGAAAATCTTTACTAGTTTAGCAAAGATAGAAACGGTACCAACTGCAGGAGAATTAGGTGCTCTGTTATTGGAAAGCAAACTAATTAAGGAAAAGTTTCCTTTATATAATCATCAATTGCGTCGGGTAAAAAAATTATTTGTGCTCTTTAAAGTAGTTGATTCTCATGGCTATTGGAGTGTCAAGGGAGATTATATTGAAGAGATCTCTACTACTGATTTGGAGAAGGTAATGGGAGTATTTACTTCGCAAAAGCAAGCTCAGGATTGTTTACTATTTCTTAGTTCGGAACATCAGCTTTGTCAGAAATTACTTAATTTGCAGAAAACCACAGGTTGCTGCTTTGGTTATCATATTAAGCGCTGCAAAGGAAGTTGCTTACAACAAGAGCCCATAGAAGAATATAATGCACGCGTAATCCGAGCTTTCGAGAAAACACGTATTGCCCAGTGGCCATATGATGGGGCTATTACCATTGAAGAAAGTTCTAACGATGGCTATTTGAAAGAAACTTTTACTATCGATCGTTGGTGTATCACTAGTCACATGAATAATGACCGTCTTTTTCCATTGGTTGATCAAACACAAAAGTTCAATCTAGATCAGTATAAAATTATCTATTCTCATATAAAAAGGGGTAAGGTTACCTTAATTTGA
- a CDS encoding FAD-dependent oxidoreductase, translating into MAATGIHESLWLDTFDWKQKYPKLTTDITAEICVVGAGISGLTVAYLLQKAGKKVILVEAGNIGSGETARTTAHLASALDDGFAHLKKLFGIDGLRLALQSHQEAIDFIANLTKKEKIDCDFAWLEGYLFPTTDEEAAELQKEAEVLAEVNVLKAQFKKLPIAKLSRYQSLVFAKQGQFHPLKYLAGLSKRFSSMGGEIFTNTYINEVKEKGEATILTTRDGRCIGAQYAVITTNTPFNDKVTMHTKQAAYRSYAVGLEIAKGVIPTALYWDMHQPYHYVRIYERKDQTSDILIVGGEDHKTGQDDNSEKRFLDLIQWAQTYFSNLGVCRYRWSGQIIEPVDSLAFIGLNPGDKRTFIATGDSGHGLTHGTIAGQLISDLILKRNNPWEKLYQPARKNWWAACEFAQENLNVAKQYLDTISPGEVKNSKVIAPGEGAVIRKGIKKIAVYRNKQGKLQKLSAVCPHLGCIVKWNKAETTWDCPCHGSRFNAQGEVLNGPAHTNLEKL; encoded by the coding sequence ATGGCGGCTACTGGAATACATGAATCACTTTGGTTAGATACTTTTGACTGGAAACAAAAGTATCCTAAATTAACCACTGATATCACTGCGGAGATATGTGTAGTCGGTGCTGGTATTAGCGGCCTGACAGTGGCTTATTTATTGCAAAAAGCCGGCAAAAAGGTGATCTTGGTCGAAGCGGGAAATATTGGTTCGGGAGAAACCGCTAGGACGACAGCCCATTTGGCTAGTGCTCTAGATGATGGTTTTGCCCATTTGAAAAAGCTATTTGGTATTGATGGTTTAAGGCTGGCTTTACAAAGTCATCAAGAAGCAATTGATTTTATTGCTAACCTGACTAAAAAAGAAAAGATTGATTGTGACTTTGCTTGGTTAGAGGGCTATCTATTCCCTACCACTGACGAAGAAGCTGCCGAATTACAAAAAGAAGCTGAGGTGTTAGCTGAGGTAAATGTACTAAAGGCGCAATTCAAAAAGTTACCGATAGCCAAACTCAGCCGATATCAGAGTTTAGTATTCGCTAAGCAAGGCCAGTTTCATCCCCTTAAGTATTTAGCTGGTTTAAGCAAAAGATTTAGCAGTATGGGAGGAGAGATATTCACCAATACATATATTAATGAAGTAAAAGAAAAAGGAGAGGCGACAATACTTACCACTCGCGATGGTAGGTGCATAGGCGCTCAATACGCTGTAATCACAACCAATACACCGTTTAATGACAAAGTGACCATGCATACCAAGCAAGCAGCATATCGTTCCTATGCTGTCGGTTTGGAAATAGCTAAAGGAGTCATTCCTACTGCGCTTTATTGGGATATGCACCAGCCATATCATTATGTCCGTATCTATGAACGAAAGGATCAGACCAGCGATATACTTATTGTTGGCGGCGAGGATCACAAAACTGGTCAGGATGATAATTCCGAAAAAAGGTTTCTTGATTTAATTCAATGGGCGCAAACATATTTTTCTAATTTAGGAGTATGTCGATATCGCTGGTCCGGTCAGATCATTGAACCGGTGGACAGCTTGGCCTTCATTGGCTTAAATCCAGGGGATAAGCGAACTTTTATTGCTACCGGAGATTCTGGTCATGGTTTAACCCATGGTACTATCGCTGGGCAGCTCATATCTGATCTTATTTTAAAAAGGAATAATCCTTGGGAAAAACTCTATCAGCCAGCACGAAAGAATTGGTGGGCAGCATGTGAGTTTGCCCAGGAGAATCTTAATGTTGCTAAGCAATATCTTGATACTATCAGTCCTGGAGAAGTGAAAAACAGTAAAGTCATTGCCCCTGGCGAAGGGGCTGTGATCAGAAAGGGGATCAAGAAAATAGCTGTATATAGGAATAAGCAGGGTAAATTACAAAAACTTTCAGCGGTATGTCCTCATCTCGGTTGCATTGTAAAATGGAATAAAGCGGAAACGACCTGGGATTGTCCTTGTCATGGCTCGCGTTTCAATGCTCAAGGAGAAGTGCTCAATGGGCCGGCACATACTAATTTAGAAAAGTTATGA
- the mscL gene encoding large-conductance mechanosensitive channel protein MscL, giving the protein MLEEFKKFAVRGNVIDMAIGIMIGTAFNRIVSSLVEDIIMPPLGLLIGGVKFADYKVLLRPEFTDIAGKVISPPLFLNYGSFIGALFNFLIIAFSMFVAVKMINTFKERLKKQEEVKPSSAPQDIILLTQIRDLLANKK; this is encoded by the coding sequence ATTTTAGAGGAATTTAAAAAGTTTGCGGTAAGAGGCAATGTGATTGATATGGCTATCGGTATTATGATTGGCACGGCTTTCAATCGTATCGTGTCATCTCTGGTCGAAGATATTATTATGCCCCCTTTAGGTTTATTAATTGGCGGTGTTAAATTTGCTGATTACAAAGTCTTATTGAGACCAGAATTTACTGATATTGCTGGTAAAGTAATTTCACCACCGTTATTTCTCAACTATGGTTCTTTTATTGGTGCGCTATTTAACTTTTTGATTATTGCTTTTTCTATGTTTGTCGCTGTCAAGATGATTAATACCTTCAAAGAACGGCTAAAAAAACAGGAGGAAGTAAAACCGAGTTCAGCTCCTCAAGACATTATTTTGCTGACGCAGATTCGTGACTTATTGGCCAACAAAAAATGA
- a CDS encoding NUDIX hydrolase, whose amino-acid sequence MHYDNLHPLQMVMLHKMMSLPFARFRDLRVEGLATDHVTYHIKALIKQGLLLKNSDSLYELTDQGKEYVGRIDERTAKIETQGKRGVLVRCQKKEHGQAFYLANRRLKQPFLDYVGFHTGKVKEGESIYQAAARELKEEAGVQADLHLVAIFHYIDYKENGDFLRDIYFYVFNGFNISGDLIMHNPEEGVENFWITAANLKKQKTFPGFWQRPMFLNERSKKSSENTISIHFRENVRVIKEF is encoded by the coding sequence ATGCACTATGACAATCTTCATCCTCTTCAAATGGTAATGCTTCATAAAATGATGTCATTACCATTTGCTCGCTTTCGTGATTTACGCGTAGAGGGTTTGGCTACTGACCATGTGACCTATCATATCAAAGCTTTAATCAAACAGGGTTTGTTACTGAAAAATAGTGACAGTTTATATGAATTGACTGATCAGGGAAAAGAATATGTGGGTCGAATTGACGAACGTACGGCTAAAATTGAAACTCAGGGCAAAAGAGGGGTTTTGGTGCGTTGTCAAAAAAAAGAACATGGTCAGGCTTTTTATTTAGCCAATCGTCGTCTGAAGCAACCTTTTTTAGATTATGTCGGTTTTCATACCGGCAAGGTAAAAGAAGGGGAAAGTATTTATCAGGCAGCTGCACGAGAGTTGAAAGAGGAGGCTGGTGTACAAGCCGATCTCCATTTGGTAGCGATATTTCATTATATAGATTACAAAGAAAATGGGGATTTTTTGCGAGATATTTATTTTTATGTATTTAATGGCTTTAATATCTCGGGTGATTTAATCATGCATAATCCAGAAGAGGGAGTAGAGAACTTTTGGATCACTGCTGCCAATTTGAAGAAGCAAAAAACTTTTCCCGGCTTTTGGCAAAGACCAATGTTTTTAAATGAAAGAAGCAAAAAGTCATCGGAAAACACAATAAGTATTCATTTTAGAGAAAATGTGAGGGTGATAAAGGAGTTTTGA
- a CDS encoding NUDIX domain-containing protein — MNATKIKTGVCVIITDADQKILLGKRQNVLGENTWGLPGGHQKLGESIFECAKREVFAEVNIELEAMELVDVSEIVDTGLDYQLVELGYASTKWQGILQLKEHKYCSEWKFFDINELPADIYLPHKPIVERMVSRLKKEDTKQENNLYNYIHPHFKIGVQDFVINKKGQLLMGLRKDPYDKGNWGLPGGHLDVGETLEECAIRELEEESGIIATHALQFAYVEQPITLSNKHYLHFGYLIKDFDESIPLINGEPDDVDHWEWFDLNNMPHNLAPTQREMILKFLKLNKISFARN; from the coding sequence ATGAACGCAACGAAAATCAAGACAGGTGTGTGTGTGATCATCACCGATGCCGACCAAAAAATTCTTCTTGGTAAAAGACAAAATGTTTTAGGGGAAAATACTTGGGGACTTCCTGGAGGTCATCAAAAGCTGGGTGAAAGTATTTTTGAATGTGCCAAAAGAGAAGTTTTTGCTGAAGTGAATATTGAATTAGAGGCAATGGAATTAGTTGATGTTTCTGAAATAGTCGATACTGGTTTGGATTATCAATTGGTGGAATTGGGATACGCTTCTACCAAATGGCAAGGTATCTTGCAGTTGAAAGAGCATAAGTATTGTAGTGAATGGAAATTCTTTGATATCAATGAATTACCTGCTGACATTTATCTTCCCCATAAACCAATTGTTGAGCGCATGGTCAGTCGTTTGAAAAAAGAAGATACGAAACAAGAAAACAATCTTTATAATTATATCCATCCTCATTTCAAAATTGGTGTTCAAGACTTTGTTATCAATAAGAAAGGTCAATTATTAATGGGCTTACGCAAAGATCCTTATGACAAGGGAAATTGGGGTTTGCCTGGTGGCCATTTGGATGTAGGAGAGACTCTTGAAGAATGTGCCATTCGTGAATTAGAAGAAGAATCTGGTATTATTGCTACTCATGCTTTGCAGTTTGCGTATGTCGAGCAACCAATTACCTTATCAAATAAGCATTACCTGCATTTTGGTTACTTAATTAAAGATTTTGATGAAAGTATTCCTTTGATCAACGGTGAACCTGATGATGTAGACCACTGGGAATGGTTTGATCTCAATAATATGCCTCATAATTTGGCACCTACGCAAAGAGAAATGATTCTAAAATTTCTGAAGCTGAATAAAATTTCTTTTGCTAGAAACTAA
- a CDS encoding ABC transporter ATP-binding protein encodes MSAIVIKDLAKTYANGKQALKGVSLEIEKGDFFALLGPNGAGKTTIIGILTGLVNKTAGSVSVFGLDLDRAHNQIKRLIGVVPQEFNFSIFEKVFDIVVWQAGYFGIPRKIAEERAEKVLKKLELWDKKDQPSRALSGGMKRRLMIARALVHEPEFLILDEPTAGVDVELRRGMWQYLRELNAQGTTILLTTHYLEEAEELCRHVAIIKQGEIVKKDSIKNVISSLEIHTLILTTSPLPENIKLATITVRRIDDVTLEADLTHQTVTELVEELKSLNIAVQDIRAKGNRLETFFLNLLNQ; translated from the coding sequence ATGTCTGCTATTGTTATTAAAGATCTTGCCAAAACCTACGCTAATGGGAAGCAGGCATTAAAAGGCGTTTCACTGGAAATTGAAAAAGGGGATTTTTTTGCTTTACTTGGTCCTAATGGTGCTGGTAAAACTACTATCATTGGTATTCTGACAGGATTAGTGAATAAAACTGCTGGTAGTGTATCGGTCTTTGGTCTTGATTTAGATCGTGCTCATAATCAAATTAAAAGATTAATTGGTGTGGTGCCCCAAGAGTTCAATTTTAGTATTTTTGAGAAGGTATTTGATATTGTAGTTTGGCAAGCCGGTTATTTTGGTATTCCTAGAAAAATAGCAGAAGAACGAGCAGAAAAGGTTCTTAAGAAATTAGAGTTGTGGGATAAAAAAGACCAACCATCGCGTGCTCTTTCTGGTGGTATGAAGCGCCGTTTAATGATTGCCAGAGCGCTTGTCCATGAACCAGAATTTCTTATTTTGGATGAACCTACTGCTGGAGTGGATGTAGAGCTGCGTCGTGGTATGTGGCAATATTTGCGCGAGTTGAATGCTCAGGGGACAACGATATTGCTTACTACTCATTATTTGGAAGAGGCAGAAGAATTGTGCCGCCATGTAGCAATCATCAAGCAGGGGGAAATAGTTAAAAAGGATAGCATCAAGAATGTGATTAGTTCTTTGGAAATACACACATTGATTTTGACCACATCCCCATTACCAGAAAATATCAAATTGGCCACGATTACAGTTAGAAGAATAGACGATGTTACCTTGGAGGCGGATCTAACTCATCAGACTGTGACCGAATTAGTTGAGGAACTGAAAAGTCTCAATATTGCTGTGCAAGATATTCGTGCCAAGGGAAATCGTTTGGAGACATTTTTTCTTAATCTTTTGAATCAGTAA
- a CDS encoding ABC transporter permease, with product MLQSLNWISLVTITQKEVVRFLRIWPQTILPPLINQSLYFIIFGTFIGSQIPPVNGVPYMAFLVPGLVMMGVINSAYSNVVSSFFGAKFQKNIEELLVSPTPSWVIIAGFTLGGMLRGFLVGIVVFALSMFFVAPQIYSLAIILLFIVCTALVFALGGLLNAIFATKFDDISIFTTFILTPLTYLGGVFYSVKSLPALWQTLSYFNPILYLIDGFRYGFYGQADISPWVSIAVLLTMTIILLGANIYLFKKGIGLKQ from the coding sequence ATGCTGCAATCTCTCAATTGGATATCATTGGTCACAATCACCCAAAAAGAAGTTGTTCGCTTTTTGCGTATTTGGCCGCAGACTATTCTACCACCATTAATTAATCAATCACTGTATTTTATTATTTTTGGTACCTTTATTGGTTCGCAAATTCCGCCAGTGAATGGTGTTCCCTATATGGCTTTTTTGGTTCCCGGTTTAGTGATGATGGGTGTAATCAACAGTGCTTATTCCAATGTCGTTAGTTCATTTTTTGGTGCTAAGTTTCAAAAAAACATTGAAGAATTACTGGTTTCACCTACACCTTCTTGGGTAATTATTGCTGGTTTTACTTTAGGAGGAATGCTGCGCGGATTCTTGGTTGGTATAGTGGTCTTTGCCCTTTCAATGTTTTTTGTAGCGCCGCAAATTTATAGTTTAGCGATCATCTTGTTATTTATTGTTTGTACTGCTTTAGTGTTTGCCTTGGGCGGTCTATTAAATGCTATCTTCGCTACGAAGTTTGATGATATTAGTATATTTACTACCTTTATTCTCACCCCATTAACCTATTTGGGCGGCGTATTTTATTCAGTAAAAAGCTTACCAGCATTGTGGCAGACCTTATCTTATTTTAATCCTATTCTCTATTTGATCGATGGTTTCCGTTACGGTTTTTATGGTCAGGCTGACATTTCTCCCTGGGTAAGTATTGCCGTGTTACTCACCATGACCATAATTTTACTGGGAGCGAATATTTACCTGTTTAAGAAAGGAATTGGACTGAAACAATAA
- a CDS encoding YihY/virulence factor BrkB family protein, with translation MQPILKLFSQAAVAWHQDNAQRLGAALTFYGIFALAPSLIVIFSLIGQFYHGAEVKEFVLAQINFWVSEQGRDFFHQLLAEVTRPEVNRLAFAVGSAVTIVAATSFVSEFRETFALIWQVKSVPKSRIIVLERIVICLLLLLGLALFLLFSLLLTTILSDWSNILVQWLAIPISWLKLLDILLSFSVMTVFLTILFHVLSPVSLRSSSALWGAFTTAVLFLIGKQLLTFYFQFSSIGSLYGAASVLMIILLWIYYAIQILLFGLEIVKVHHQKMH, from the coding sequence ATGCAGCCTATTTTGAAACTATTTAGCCAGGCAGCTGTTGCTTGGCATCAGGACAATGCACAACGCTTGGGAGCGGCTCTTACTTTCTATGGCATATTTGCTTTGGCACCTTCACTAATAGTAATTTTTTCTTTAATTGGTCAATTTTACCACGGAGCTGAGGTGAAGGAGTTTGTATTAGCGCAAATTAACTTTTGGGTAAGTGAGCAGGGGAGAGATTTTTTTCATCAATTATTGGCGGAGGTGACTAGGCCAGAAGTAAATCGGCTTGCTTTTGCTGTGGGTAGCGCAGTAACGATAGTGGCAGCGACCAGTTTTGTCAGTGAGTTTCGAGAAACATTCGCTCTTATTTGGCAGGTGAAATCTGTACCTAAAAGCCGAATTATTGTTCTCGAGAGAATCGTTATTTGTTTGCTTCTATTACTTGGTTTGGCTCTCTTTTTACTGTTTTCTCTACTACTAACTACTATTCTTTCTGATTGGAGTAATATTCTTGTCCAGTGGCTAGCTATACCAATTAGTTGGTTGAAGCTACTAGATATTCTCTTGTCTTTTAGTGTAATGACAGTTTTTTTAACTATTCTTTTTCATGTTTTATCACCTGTATCACTGCGTAGTAGTAGTGCATTATGGGGAGCATTTACCACAGCTGTTCTGTTTTTAATTGGCAAGCAATTATTAACGTTTTATTTTCAATTCAGCTCCATAGGGTCTTTGTATGGTGCTGCCAGCGTATTAATGATTATTTTGCTCTGGATTTACTATGCTATCCAAATTTTGCTTTTTGGTTTAGAGATAGTCAAAGTACATCATCAAAAGATGCATTAA